Proteins from a single region of Kluyveromyces lactis strain NRRL Y-1140 chromosome A complete sequence:
- the MPC3 gene encoding mitochondrial pyruvate carrier (similar to uniprot|P53311 Saccharomyces cerevisiae YGR243W FMP43) has protein sequence MSSAAGNAFRRFMNSETGPKTVHFWAPTLKWGLVFAGFSDTKRPVDKLSGTQNLSLLATALIWTRWSFVIKPKNYLLASVNFFLGCTAGYQIGRIIKYRIEEGDSASQIVKYIINGAEKPVVEKIVDKATPSAATQ, from the coding sequence ATGTCTTCAGCAGCTGGGAACGCCTTCAGGAGGTTTATGAACTCTGAAACTGGTCCAAAGACTGTGCATTTCTGGGCTCCAACTTTGAAATGGGGTTTGGTTTTTGCAGGGTTCAGTGATACAAAAAGACCGGTGGATAAATTATCAGGTACTCAGAATCTGTCTTTGTTGGCTACGGCTTTGATTTGGACCCGTTGGTCGTTTGTTATTAAACCAAAGAACTATTTACTTGCGTCTgtgaattttttcttgggttGTACTGCTGGTTACCAAATTGGACGGATTATTAAATATAGGATAGAAGAAGGCGATTCGGCATCGCAGATTGTGAAATACATTATTAACGGTGCCGAAAAGCCTGTTGTTGAGAAAATCGTTGATAAAGCTACTCCATCTGCTGCCACTCAATAA
- a CDS encoding uncharacterized protein (no similarity), which yields MNSNHWSALTMSLGKRPRVVYDEVSSSGCYGPTLKKGNIGSRSDCDGQDDRKGNVYDVRILMLNARILAKTKNTAEQPVDSV from the coding sequence ATGAATAGCAACCACTGGTCCGCACTCACAATGAGCCTTGGAAAGAGACCTAGAGTGGTTTACGACGAAGTTAGTTCGTCCGGATGCTATGGCCCAACGTTGAAGAAAGGCAATATCGGTTCTAGAAGTGACTGCGATGGGCAGGATGATAGGAAGGGAAACGTTTACGACGTAAGGATATTGATGTTAAATGCAAGAATCTTAGCTAAAACGAAAAATACTGCTGAGCAGCCTGTTGATAGTGTATGA
- the YAP1802 gene encoding Yap1802p (similar to uniprot|P53309 Saccharomyces cerevisiae YGR241C YAP1802 Yeast Assembly Polypeptide, member of AP180 protein family, binds Pan1p and clathrin; member of clathrin assembly polypeptide AP180 family): MTTYHRLVKGATKIKMAPPKTKYTDPILLGTTNERDFGEIVNALEERINDSAWTVVFKSLAVAHLMIRDGDKDIALKYFSRNLDFFELRGLARSYPARSGDVQALDRYRLYLKVRSEEYGKVRKDYVRNSNTNLKKFDDNRSSECLEHVESLELQIGALIKNRYSQCDLNNDLIMFAFKMLVQDLLALYNALNEGIITLLESFFELTRSNAERTLKLYKRFVQLTENVVRYLKSAKAVGLKIPVIKHITTKLINLLEDHLREDTENKGNTFSKDDQTQVQSELERIRHQRIALENQLKHQSVQQIQQTQTGYNPFATSPMSMASPQFDTRPAQVANTSNPFQQYQQVQPQMTQQMPQQVPQQVQPQMTQQIPQQVPQQMQQQMPQQVAQQTGYNPFLQDLQMQQRAPQQTGQQQMPQQMQQQMQQQMQQQMPQQMAPPLQNTVTGIQPLQTGMMPLNNAATAPIIPSKTGPNNPFSLENVNRQQLQRQQTNPFSVQNYSQVSNNPFSTAPESSPLIVPPNRATTGNNTFGGLELLPTVPVFPQTQIQQGFQAVANQRSQNEPNLIDI, translated from the coding sequence ATGACGACTTATCATAGGCTCGTGAAGGGGGCGACCAAGATCAAGATGGCTCCTCCGAAAACGAAGTATACGGATCCTATATTGTTAGGAACTACAAACGAACGTGATTTTGGAGAGATTGTGAATGCCTTAGAGGAACGTATTAATGATTCTGCGTGGACCGTGGTTTTCAAGTCACTAGCTGTAGCACATCTAATGATTCGTGATGGTGATAAGGACATAGCGTTGAagtatttttcaagaaatttgGATTTTTTCGAGCTACGTGGCCTGGCGCGTTCGTACCCTGCAAGATCTGGTGATGTACAAGCGTTAGATAGATACAGGCTGTATTTGAAAGTGAGAAGCGAGGAATACGGGAAAGTTCGGAAGGATTACGTGCGCAACAGTAATACgaatttaaagaaattcgACGATAATCGTTCGTCGGAATGTTTGGAACATGTGGAATCCTTGGAGTTGCAGATTGGTGCTTTGATCAAGAATAGGTACTCGCAATGCGATTTAAACAACGATTTAATTATGTTCGCATTCAAGATGCTTGTACAGGACTTGTTAGCCTTGTACAATGCGTTGAATGAAGGTATCATCACTCTATTGGAATCTTTCTTCGAATTAACTCGTTCCAATGCTGAACGTACGCTTAAATTATACAAGAGGTTTGTTCAATTGACCGAAAATGTGGTACGTTATCTAAAATCAGCTAAGGCCGTTGGATTGAAGATTCCAGTCATTAAACATATTACCACtaaattgatcaatttgttAGAAGATCATTTACGTGAAGATACTGAAAATAAAGGTAACACTTTCTCGAAGGATGATCAAACCCAGGTACAAAGTGAATTGGAACGCATTAGACATCAAAGAATTGCTTTGGAGAACCAATTGAAGCACCAATCGGTACAGCAAATACAACAGACACAGACTGGTTACAATCCATTTGCCACTAGTCCAATGTCTATGGCATCACCTCAATTCGACACACGCCCAGCGCAAGTGGCTAATACAAGCAATCCGTTCCAGCAGTATCAACAGGTACAGCCACAGATGACACAACAGATGCCTCAGCAGGTGCCTCAGCAAGTACAACCACAGATGACACAACAGATACCTCAGCAAGTGCCTCAACAGATGCAACAGCAAATGCCACAACAAGTTGCCCAACAAACTGGTTATAATCCGTTCCTGCAAGATTTACAGATGCAACAGCGGGCTCCTCAACAAACTGGCCAACAGCAGATGCCCCAGCAAATGCAACAACAAATGCAACAACAAATGCAACAACAAATGCCCCAGCAAATGGCACCTCCGTTACAAAATACAGTCACTGGGATTCAACCCTTACAAACCGGTATGATGCCATTGAACAACGCAGCCACTGCACCAATCATTCCATCCAAAACAGGTCCAAATAATCCGTTCTCCCTAGAAAACGTGAATCGCCAACAACTCCAAAGACAACAAACAAACCCATTCAGCGTGCAAAACTACTCTCAAGTTTCAAATAACCCATTTTCCACCGCCCCTGAATCGTCCCCACTGATAGTCCCTCCGAACAGAGCAACTACAGGTAATAATACATTCGGAGGTTTAGAACTGTTGCCTACAGTGCCTGTATTCCCACAAACTCAAATTCAACAAGGCTTTCAAGCAGTAGCCAACCAAAGATCACAAAATGAACCCAATTTGATTGATATATAG